In uncultured Cohaesibacter sp., the following proteins share a genomic window:
- the istA gene encoding IS21 family transposase, whose translation MYTVELYRKVRLACRDGMSQREAARHFNISRDSVRKMVAFSVPPGYRREKEVRRPKLDGFTAIIDGWLEADKVVHRKQRHTAKRIFERLREEHGFTGGYTIIKDYVREHGRRGQEMFVPLSHASGHGQADFGEAVVVIGGVEQKAHFFVLDLPHSDAYFMRAYPAATAEAWMDGHVHAFAFFGGVPQSILYDNDRCLVSKIEPDGTRLRAMLFSALLSHYLFRDRYGRPGKGNDKGNVEGMVGYARRNHMVPIPHFPDWESFNADLEAQCSARQEHILRGHKETIGERLRADLAAMSPLPAAPFEACNQTSGRVSSQSLVRYDTNDYSVPVAYGHQDVWVRGYVDRVVIGYRGAVIACHPRCYDREDMVFDPVHYLPLIERKINALDQAAPLAEWDLPEEFDTLRRLMEARMLKMGRREYVQVLRLLESFGMDDLRAAVKQALKLGAIGFDAVKHLVLCQVEKRPPRLDLDVYPYLPRAKVETTSAASYMALMTEAAQ comes from the coding sequence ATATACACCGTGGAACTCTATAGGAAGGTCCGTCTGGCTTGCCGCGATGGGATGAGCCAGCGGGAGGCGGCTCGCCATTTCAACATATCGCGCGACAGTGTTCGCAAGATGGTTGCCTTTTCGGTCCCCCCTGGATACCGGCGTGAGAAAGAGGTCAGGCGCCCCAAGCTTGATGGCTTTACGGCGATCATCGATGGCTGGCTTGAAGCGGACAAGGTCGTGCACCGCAAACAGCGCCACACGGCCAAGCGGATATTCGAGCGGCTTCGTGAGGAACATGGGTTCACCGGAGGCTACACAATCATCAAGGATTATGTGCGCGAGCACGGGCGGCGCGGTCAGGAGATGTTTGTGCCTTTGTCCCATGCGTCAGGGCATGGGCAGGCGGACTTTGGCGAAGCTGTTGTTGTGATCGGTGGTGTGGAGCAGAAGGCGCATTTCTTCGTGCTGGACCTGCCACATAGTGACGCCTACTTCATGCGTGCCTATCCAGCGGCAACGGCGGAGGCCTGGATGGACGGGCATGTTCATGCCTTTGCCTTTTTTGGCGGAGTGCCGCAATCAATTCTTTATGACAACGACCGCTGTCTGGTCTCGAAGATAGAGCCGGATGGAACACGGCTTCGCGCCATGTTGTTCAGCGCGCTGCTGTCGCATTACCTGTTTCGGGATCGCTATGGGCGTCCGGGAAAGGGGAATGACAAAGGCAATGTTGAAGGGATGGTGGGTTATGCGCGCCGCAACCATATGGTGCCAATCCCTCATTTTCCTGACTGGGAGAGCTTCAACGCTGACCTTGAAGCCCAATGCAGTGCTCGGCAGGAGCATATCCTGCGCGGTCACAAGGAAACGATCGGCGAGAGATTGAGAGCCGATCTGGCCGCCATGTCACCTCTGCCAGCAGCTCCCTTTGAGGCCTGCAATCAGACCAGTGGTCGCGTCAGCTCCCAGTCTCTGGTTCGCTACGACACCAATGACTACTCGGTTCCCGTGGCCTATGGCCATCAGGATGTCTGGGTACGCGGCTATGTTGACCGGGTGGTGATTGGTTACCGTGGCGCGGTCATAGCATGCCATCCTCGCTGCTACGATCGCGAGGATATGGTGTTTGATCCGGTTCACTACCTCCCGCTGATCGAGCGCAAGATCAACGCGCTTGACCAGGCAGCACCTCTGGCGGAGTGGGACTTGCCTGAAGAGTTCGATACTTTGCGCCGCCTGATGGAGGCACGCATGCTGAAGATGGGGCGCCGTGAGTATGTCCAGGTGCTGCGCCTTCTGGAAAGCTTCGGAATGGATGATCTGCGGGCCGCTGTAAAGCAGGCTCTGAAGCTGGGTGCAATCGGCTTTGATGCGGTGAAGCATCTTGTCCTGTGTCAGGTCGAGAAGCGTCCCCCGAGGCTGGATCTTGATGTCTATCCTTACCTGCCAAGGGCAAAGGTCGAGACGACCTCGGCGGCCAGCTATATGGCTCTGATGACGGAGGCGGCACAATGA
- a CDS encoding Crp/Fnr family transcriptional regulator: protein MQTRKVGRTVNRTVCERCPLRTKEVFRSFKKPELEYVSDFKKGEFSADRGATILLEGGQSAHLYTVLSGWVFRYKILDDGRRQILNYALPGDLIGLQGSLLDMMHHSIEALTSVNLCVFERDNLMQLFRSHPGLGFDVTWLAAREERILDEHLISIGRRTALERSAYLLAHLYLRAKAVDLISDKQNEIPVTQQHVADTLGLSIVHTNKTLRKLALRGLICWKERGCDIKDIDGLLKIASWDGVITAKRPII, encoded by the coding sequence ATGCAGACCAGAAAAGTGGGCAGAACCGTGAATAGAACAGTTTGCGAAAGATGCCCTTTGCGAACTAAAGAGGTGTTTCGATCCTTCAAGAAACCCGAACTGGAATATGTTTCTGACTTCAAGAAGGGCGAGTTTTCTGCTGATCGCGGCGCAACGATCCTGCTCGAAGGTGGGCAAAGTGCACACCTCTACACCGTACTGTCCGGATGGGTGTTCCGATACAAGATCCTGGATGATGGACGTCGTCAGATCCTGAATTACGCCTTGCCTGGCGACTTGATCGGACTTCAGGGATCGCTACTGGACATGATGCACCATTCCATCGAAGCGTTGACGTCGGTAAATCTCTGCGTGTTCGAACGCGACAATCTGATGCAACTCTTCCGTAGTCATCCCGGGCTCGGTTTCGATGTGACATGGCTGGCGGCGCGCGAGGAGAGAATTCTGGATGAGCATCTGATCAGCATCGGACGACGCACCGCTCTGGAGCGTTCGGCCTATCTGTTGGCCCATCTCTATCTTCGTGCCAAAGCCGTTGATTTGATAAGCGACAAGCAAAATGAAATCCCTGTCACCCAGCAGCACGTGGCCGACACTTTGGGATTGTCGATCGTGCACACCAACAAGACTTTGCGTAAGCTGGCATTGCGCGGTCTTATCTGCTGGAAAGAGCGGGGATGTGACATCAAGGATATCGATGGGCTTTTGAAAA
- the istB gene encoding IS21-like element helper ATPase IstB, whose amino-acid sequence MTHVPEILLSHHLKTLKLPTFLREYEKVARQCACEGLDHVQFLTRLVELELIDRERRMIERRIKAAKFPATKSLDSFDFKAIPRLNKMQVLELARCEWVDRRENVIALGPSGTGKTHVALGLGLAACQKGMNVGFTTAAALVNELMEARDERRLLRVQKQMANVKLLIIDELGFVPLSKTGAELLFELISLRYERGATLITSNLPFDEWTETFGTERLTGALLDRLTHHVNILEMNGESYRLAQSKARKAT is encoded by the coding sequence ATGACCCATGTGCCCGAGATATTGCTTTCCCATCATCTCAAAACACTGAAGCTGCCAACCTTCCTGCGGGAGTATGAGAAGGTGGCGCGCCAATGTGCTTGCGAGGGGCTGGACCATGTACAATTCCTGACACGACTGGTGGAACTGGAACTGATCGATCGCGAGCGACGGATGATCGAGCGCCGCATCAAGGCGGCGAAGTTTCCCGCTACCAAGAGCCTTGACAGCTTTGACTTCAAGGCAATTCCGAGGCTCAACAAGATGCAGGTGCTGGAACTGGCGCGCTGCGAATGGGTTGACCGGCGCGAGAATGTCATTGCGCTGGGTCCCAGCGGAACCGGCAAGACCCATGTGGCGCTGGGCCTGGGGCTTGCTGCCTGCCAGAAAGGGATGAATGTCGGCTTCACCACCGCTGCGGCCCTGGTCAATGAACTGATGGAAGCGCGTGACGAGCGCCGTCTGTTGCGTGTCCAGAAGCAGATGGCAAACGTCAAACTGCTGATCATCGATGAGCTGGGCTTCGTCCCTCTATCCAAAACCGGGGCGGAACTCCTCTTCGAGTTGATCTCGCTGCGATACGAACGGGGGGCGACACTGATCACCTCCAACCTGCCGTTCGACGAATGGACAGAGACCTTCGGAACCGAACGGCTCACCGGTGCATTGCTTGATCGCCTGACACATCACGTCAACATTCTGGAAATGAATGGCGAGAGCTATCGTCTTGCTCAAAGCAAGGCGCGAAAGGCCACATAA
- a CDS encoding CHASE domain-containing protein: protein MHRLIAPLVFSSVLIIGAGTCLFLYNGAQRANQTQAEEFADEAVDRVMQRLDQHLSLLRATKAFFIAHDSVVERIQFRHFIDALEITKHYPGVQGIGFAKWEKTGDETPSLAALQQDYGPDIRIWPDTDQSMRTPIMLLEPQDARNHAALGYDMFSEPVRRAAITKAMSSDQIAATGPVMLVQEITTNKQAGFLVYTALVGQVDSSEISHAETLQGFVYAPFRAGDLFRAAFAQSPSLPVLVKAYDSGNDAVTLYKDNMYETQLQRSGTVLPDTVITRKVDVADRQWIFDIIVLPKQHWNLQDLAPFIAAVAFFLLACMLAWITHSQLRALRAAHNLRALSEKSLTEKDLLLQEMKHRIKNSIARILAMARQSAHHAEDIDSFSLAFTARLQAMANAQDALTRSHWQSANLKDLLTKELRQVLGDESCDDRIMGPDVELDESTTQALGLTFHELSTNALKYSNVSEDPDVLFVTWSLVKVGRTEYLHIKWVEVSRDSLRAPEHKGFGSKLIDANIRGELNGKIERHFGKDGLTVDIIVPVPSRPKQTMR, encoded by the coding sequence ATGCATCGCCTGATTGCGCCACTCGTCTTCTCTTCGGTTCTCATCATCGGTGCCGGAACATGTCTTTTTCTCTATAACGGAGCGCAAAGAGCCAACCAAACCCAAGCCGAGGAATTTGCGGATGAAGCTGTTGACCGGGTGATGCAAAGACTGGATCAGCATCTCTCGCTTCTGCGCGCCACCAAAGCCTTTTTCATCGCTCACGATAGCGTGGTGGAGCGCATACAGTTTCGCCATTTCATTGATGCTCTTGAGATAACGAAGCACTATCCGGGCGTACAGGGTATCGGCTTTGCGAAATGGGAGAAAACCGGAGACGAGACTCCCTCTCTGGCAGCATTGCAACAAGATTATGGACCGGACATCAGGATATGGCCGGACACGGATCAATCGATGAGAACGCCGATCATGCTGCTTGAGCCGCAAGACGCGCGCAATCACGCCGCACTGGGATATGACATGTTCAGCGAACCGGTGCGACGGGCGGCCATTACAAAGGCCATGTCATCTGATCAAATTGCAGCAACCGGACCCGTCATGCTGGTGCAGGAAATCACAACAAACAAGCAAGCCGGGTTTCTGGTCTATACAGCGCTGGTTGGACAGGTGGACAGCTCAGAGATATCACATGCGGAAACATTGCAAGGCTTTGTCTATGCCCCTTTTCGTGCAGGAGATCTCTTCCGGGCAGCCTTCGCTCAAAGCCCCTCCTTGCCGGTTCTGGTGAAAGCTTATGATTCCGGCAATGATGCCGTCACGCTTTACAAAGACAATATGTATGAAACTCAACTCCAGCGCAGCGGAACAGTCTTGCCGGACACGGTCATAACAAGAAAGGTTGATGTCGCCGACAGACAATGGATTTTCGACATCATCGTCTTGCCCAAGCAGCACTGGAATCTTCAGGATCTGGCCCCCTTTATTGCCGCAGTCGCATTCTTTCTTCTTGCCTGCATGCTGGCCTGGATCACTCATTCGCAATTACGGGCTCTCAGGGCCGCTCACAATTTGCGGGCCCTTTCTGAAAAGAGCCTGACAGAAAAGGATCTGTTGTTGCAGGAAATGAAACACCGGATCAAGAATTCGATTGCCCGAATTCTGGCCATGGCCAGACAAAGCGCTCATCATGCCGAAGATATCGACTCATTCTCCCTCGCCTTCACAGCGCGCCTGCAAGCCATGGCCAACGCGCAGGACGCCCTGACGCGGTCTCATTGGCAAAGTGCCAATCTCAAGGACCTGCTGACCAAAGAACTCAGGCAGGTGCTCGGAGATGAAAGCTGTGATGACCGTATTATGGGGCCTGATGTCGAGCTTGACGAAAGCACCACTCAGGCGCTTGGACTGACATTTCACGAACTGTCGACCAACGCCCTCAAATATAGCAATGTGAGCGAGGATCCCGATGTTCTGTTCGTAACATGGTCCCTCGTGAAAGTGGGGAGGACAGAATACCTGCATATCAAATGGGTAGAGGTCAGCAGAGATAGCCTTCGCGCCCCGGAACACAAAGGGTTCGGCTCAAAACTGATTGACGCCAATATCCGCGGTGAGCTGAATGGTAAGATTGAGCGTCATTTCGGCAAGGATGGATTGACTGTCGATATTATCGTTCCCGTTCCTTCAAGGCCAAAGCAGACAATGAGGTAG
- a CDS encoding tyrosine-type recombinase/integrase: MRYQRMAKKIPVVLSVEEVVAILEAAPGPGLKYRAAFSVAYGGGLRASEVAHLKIGDIDSDRMLIRIEQGKGRKDRQVMLSSSLLELLRDYYREARPKGGGLFLGRNRIDPISTRQFNRAFGVACNFAGISKKASPHIPRMLGRSISIRLTAR, encoded by the coding sequence ATGCGTTATCAGAGAATGGCCAAGAAAATACCCGTTGTATTGAGCGTTGAAGAAGTCGTAGCCATTCTGGAAGCGGCCCCTGGACCTGGCTTGAAGTATCGCGCGGCATTCAGCGTGGCTTATGGTGGAGGTCTACGAGCGAGCGAAGTCGCCCATCTCAAGATCGGTGATATTGACAGTGACCGGATGCTGATCCGGATTGAGCAAGGTAAGGGCCGCAAGGATCGACAAGTTATGTTGTCTTCGAGCCTGCTTGAACTCTTGCGTGATTATTATCGGGAAGCTCGGCCGAAGGGGGGGGGGCTGTTTCTCGGTCGCAACCGCATCGATCCCATCTCGACCCGGCAATTCAACCGGGCGTTTGGCGTTGCCTGCAATTTTGCGGGTATAAGCAAGAAGGCCTCACCCCATATCCCTCGTATGTTGGGACGAAGCATCAGCATCCGATTAACGGCCAGGTAG
- a CDS encoding LysR family transcriptional regulator, translating into MKNKVSFDDLTVLLAVLREGGFRAAARRLGVAPSKVSTTISRIEAQLGVPVLRRTTRSLHLTDAGKLLVDRVTPLLSAVDAACLEVANLGGQVQGRLKLNVPGAVMPDILPPLLAEYRLQHPEVEVEIMVENDLVDVIAAGCDAGIRYGSVLEQDMISIPIGPRTQQMALAAAPTYFQEHGMPLEPEDLTAHRAIRYRLKDGPLLPWTLCREGQFIKVKPNNALILSVNAIDTGLRYTRAGMGIIQTFRNWLDEDFANGRLVPVLPDWWPEMDGPRLYYPNRSAPQPLRSFIEICRSTV; encoded by the coding sequence ATGAAGAACAAAGTGTCCTTTGACGACCTAACCGTCCTGCTTGCCGTGCTTCGTGAAGGGGGCTTTCGTGCGGCCGCGCGCCGACTTGGTGTCGCGCCTTCAAAGGTCAGTACGACAATCTCGAGAATCGAGGCGCAGCTTGGTGTACCGGTTCTGCGTCGGACTACCAGAAGCCTACATCTCACCGATGCAGGGAAACTGCTTGTGGACCGGGTTACACCGCTCTTGTCTGCCGTGGATGCCGCTTGCCTAGAGGTGGCCAATCTTGGCGGGCAGGTGCAAGGGCGTCTGAAACTGAACGTACCCGGTGCGGTTATGCCAGATATCCTGCCTCCACTTCTTGCCGAATACCGCCTCCAGCATCCAGAGGTGGAGGTGGAGATCATGGTCGAAAACGATCTGGTGGATGTCATAGCTGCTGGTTGTGATGCGGGTATCCGCTATGGCAGCGTTCTGGAGCAAGACATGATCTCCATCCCGATCGGTCCTCGCACACAGCAGATGGCATTGGCTGCAGCTCCCACCTATTTTCAGGAACATGGCATGCCTCTTGAACCGGAGGATCTAACGGCACACAGGGCGATCCGGTACCGCCTGAAGGACGGCCCGCTGTTGCCTTGGACGCTGTGCCGAGAGGGGCAGTTCATCAAGGTAAAGCCAAACAATGCCCTCATCCTGAGTGTGAATGCAATTGACACGGGGCTGCGTTACACGAGAGCGGGTATGGGTATCATTCAGACATTCCGTAACTGGCTGGATGAGGATTTTGCCAACGGCAGGCTGGTGCCGGTTCTTCCAGATTGGTGGCCCGAGATGGATGGACCACGTCTTTACTATCCCAATCGGTCCGCGCCGCAGCCTCTGCGCAGCTTTATCGAAATTTGCCGGTCCACCGTTTAG
- a CDS encoding NAD(P)H-binding protein translates to MLVVTGASGKLGGLVLEALLRLVPAEQIGVSVREPEKLSHLAARGVRVRKGDYNDADSLRSAWDGAARLLLVSSNAAASGGNALAQHETAIAVAKELGVKRLLYTSQVSSNSQSHFPPGRDHAATEAMLAQSGLAWTALRHGFYADSAISMHARGLESRCLTGPEDGKVAWTTHQDLAEVDALFLSGHETREGPTSPLVGSEALDMGDLARLAGEIVGQSIERCIISEDTMVKTARDHGIPESVTRVMTGYYRAAREGEFAMIDPTLKRLLGREPERIKDLLARKFG, encoded by the coding sequence ATGCTTGTTGTTACCGGGGCCTCGGGAAAACTTGGCGGACTTGTCTTGGAGGCGCTGTTGCGCCTCGTGCCAGCAGAGCAGATTGGTGTAAGTGTTCGAGAACCAGAAAAGCTCTCTCACCTTGCCGCTCGCGGTGTCCGTGTCAGAAAGGGCGATTACAATGATGCTGACAGTTTGCGCTCTGCTTGGGACGGTGCAGCGCGACTGCTGCTTGTGTCTTCAAATGCAGCTGCATCCGGAGGCAATGCACTGGCCCAACATGAAACAGCCATAGCTGTGGCAAAGGAGTTGGGCGTGAAGCGATTGCTCTATACCAGCCAGGTCTCAAGCAACTCACAATCACACTTCCCTCCGGGCAGAGATCACGCTGCGACCGAGGCAATGCTGGCGCAATCCGGCCTTGCATGGACGGCGTTGCGTCACGGGTTTTATGCTGATAGCGCCATCAGTATGCATGCAAGAGGGCTTGAGAGCCGCTGTCTGACCGGCCCCGAGGACGGCAAGGTTGCCTGGACGACCCACCAAGACCTGGCCGAGGTGGATGCCCTGTTCCTGAGCGGTCACGAAACGCGCGAAGGCCCAACATCTCCTTTGGTCGGCAGTGAAGCACTCGATATGGGGGATCTTGCAAGACTGGCAGGAGAAATCGTCGGCCAATCCATAGAGCGCTGCATCATTAGCGAAGACACTATGGTCAAGACTGCGCGGGATCATGGGATTCCGGAAAGCGTCACTAGAGTTATGACGGGCTATTATCGCGCTGCCCGGGAGGGAGAATTCGCGATGATTGATCCAACCTTGAAAAGACTATTGGGGCGAGAGCCCGAGCGCATCAAAGATCTTCTTGCCCGAAAATTCGGATAG
- a CDS encoding IS5 family transposase encodes MNPSNLFGLSEHLERLSKHGDPLEVLEATIDFEYFRGWLVEGLGYCDGSKGGRPPFDPVSMFKVLILQAQHNLSDAKMEFMIRDRLSWMRFLNFELGGATPDENTIRHFRNRMTETGTLKRVMKAFDWQLHKKGYIPMSGQIVDATLVPAPKQRNTDGEKEAVKAGKSAKEIWPDHPNKAAQKDTNARWTLKVGGKVRYRPDGTPLPQIALPVFGYKSHISIDRKFGFIRGSTVTSAADADGRQLKHVLRKDNTASDVWADSAYRSQSNEKWLTNNMLTSQIHRRKPAGKPMPKATSRANAKKSSIRARVEHVFAHQKNRYGLFIRTIGLARAETKLTLANLAYNFDRLIFHERRSAMA; translated from the coding sequence ATGAATCCAAGCAATCTTTTCGGTTTGTCCGAGCATCTTGAACGTCTGAGCAAGCATGGTGATCCTCTGGAGGTTCTCGAAGCCACGATCGACTTTGAGTATTTCCGCGGCTGGCTTGTTGAAGGTCTCGGCTACTGTGATGGGTCCAAGGGAGGTCGCCCTCCGTTTGATCCTGTGTCCATGTTCAAGGTCCTGATCCTGCAGGCTCAGCACAATTTGTCTGATGCCAAAATGGAATTCATGATCCGAGACCGGCTATCCTGGATGCGATTTTTGAACTTTGAACTAGGCGGCGCCACTCCCGACGAGAATACCATCCGACACTTCCGCAATCGCATGACGGAGACAGGCACCCTGAAGCGCGTCATGAAAGCCTTTGATTGGCAATTGCACAAGAAGGGCTACATTCCGATGTCTGGGCAGATAGTGGATGCCACTTTGGTTCCTGCTCCCAAGCAGCGCAACACGGATGGTGAGAAGGAAGCGGTCAAGGCAGGCAAGTCTGCCAAAGAGATTTGGCCAGATCATCCGAACAAGGCCGCGCAAAAGGATACCAATGCCCGTTGGACACTGAAGGTTGGCGGGAAAGTGCGCTATCGGCCAGATGGAACGCCATTGCCTCAGATTGCCCTTCCAGTCTTTGGCTACAAGAGCCATATCAGCATTGATCGCAAATTCGGCTTCATAAGGGGTAGTACGGTGACATCGGCTGCTGATGCTGACGGGCGTCAATTGAAGCATGTCTTGCGTAAGGACAACACGGCCTCCGATGTCTGGGCTGATAGTGCCTATCGTTCCCAGAGCAATGAGAAATGGCTGACCAACAACATGCTGACAAGTCAAATTCATCGACGCAAACCAGCAGGCAAGCCCATGCCGAAGGCAACATCTCGTGCCAACGCGAAGAAGTCCTCAATCCGCGCCCGTGTCGAGCATGTCTTTGCTCATCAGAAGAACCGCTATGGCCTGTTCATCCGAACAATCGGCTTGGCTCGGGCTGAAACAAAACTGACGCTCGCCAACCTCGCCTACAATTTTGATCGCTTGATCTTCCATGAACGCAGAAGCGCCATGGCATGA